Within the Hippoglossus hippoglossus isolate fHipHip1 chromosome 20, fHipHip1.pri, whole genome shotgun sequence genome, the region TGATCTTTCAATCTTCATGTGTAATTTCATAGTGCTGTGATACCTTTTTGATCCAGTAGGGGTCCCTCTAATCAGCAGGCAGTACAATAAATGTGGTATTTAGTTGAGTTGTATCAGTAgtttaatactttaaataaaagcttGGTAATTACATCAGAATCAGCCTGATTTTCCATGTATATGTACACATACTAGCACTGTGACTGGTGTAGTTGTGCTCAGATAGAAATACAATTAACAGGCTACAAGAGTAAAGAACTACTGTGTGCATCATATATGTTTATGATATTTCACTTTATAAAAGGTCTAATAGTAATAGCTTACTCACTGCATACttatttaaagatttattaAATCTGTGCTTGGGTGGCTAATAGTTTAACTTTTTCAATTTACGTGCAGGTCGCCTAATGTGACCAAAGAGTCCGAGAATAACGATCCAGAGGATGTCTGTGGGAGACACTTTCTCTTTGATAACAAATGTGAGAACTGCAGATTAAGAGTTTTCCTTTTCACTGTTACATTTAtgaagaattattttttttcagatttaaacaTCCCACTACATTGAACAAACATTGAGTTTgaggcttgtgtgtctctgtcatgTAACCTGACAGCCACTAGGTGGAGTTGTAATCATACACAAAATAGGCAGGTCCCATTTCAGTGACATCACCTTTCAGATATTACAACATTTCATTCAGAATCAACAGTTCTTATGAAAGCAAAATATGTTTCtgaattgtttgaaaaaaaagaattgtatAGTTCTGAATTGCTAAATTTAAACTACTTTCAGGTGCCAGGTTTGAGAGAACCAGAACCGTGATCCCTCCACTGCTGAGAGACTACCACAGAGCGGGCACCCTGCACCCCCTCAGCCTCTCCAAGGAGCTTTCCCACAGCCACGCCGGGCCGCCCTTCACTCTGGGGTAACCAGCACATTTACGTCACTCAGTCCCGGAGTTGTCGCTGTACCACTTCAAAGCATATTTCTGAAGACAGCTGCACAGATTAAACCAATTATACTGAGCCACTGTTTAATTTATGACAATTTACATGAATGGGAAGGAAAGGAAACGGCTGCCAGATGCAATTAATATTTGGACTCGCATCATTTATTTGTCACAAAGAAGATTTCAAGCTTTTAACGTTCAACATTGTGGTATTATTGAGTGCATGATCATCGCTAAAATATCATAATATCACAATTATTTATCACTAATAGTCATCCATTTGTGGGAATGTTCCATTTTGAGGACACCTAAGCTTTGTTAATGATGGATATCTGCCTTTGCTCTCACATGATTCTGAACTCTCTGAAAGCAATGGTGGGAAAACATACTTATTGTATAAACAAGCTAGATCCCCATTTTAATTTGGATcggcaccaaattgcacaaacttataaatatcagttgcCTTAATATGTCTGAACTTGTCTGAATcaaaatccattaattattatctgagaaatcaaggaaaatgtgggaaaaaagtCCTATCTCACTATGCTCAGAATCCACCGCGCCCAAATCAATAGATTCAGGTTTCCTGGTAATaaatccagtagtttttgcataatcctgctaagaCAAGGGcagacaaaacataacctccttggcagaaataataaaattagACTAATGGCAAAGTTTCACATGCCCATAAAATATCCTCACCTCTGCTTTCCAGCTACCCTGAAAGATACGAGCTGAACCCGAGTCCAgccatcctccttccctccagtTTATTCCTCAACGGCAGAAACACCTTCTCGGTGGAAAACTGTAAACTCAGCAGGTATTTCCCACCTTTAAACCGAAATCACTCCATGCCAATCAATAGTTCTCTCATTTAGTTCTCACACCGATGCTTCTTCCATTGTCCTCTTGTCCTGCAGGCCTAAGGTGAATTATCCAACCTACAACAACATATTGACTGTTAGAGACAATCACACAAGTGAGTTATTCCAGAACTTGGACTGTGGGGCCACGGTTTTAAGTACATGGTTTTTCCGTACTCGGGTATTTGTCGTGGTCTTAACACGTCAGCTGTGAACTCCCGGCCTGTGTTGCGAGTGAATAGGAAAGTGTAACCTTCAACCTGTACAGGTGTTTGTGACATTGATTTAGTGGCAGCaaacatgtcattttaatgGATTTTCCTTCTCCAAACAAAGAAGCACAGATCCCGGGCCTCTGTGTTGTCAGTGCAGGGTGCCTTGTCGGCCGCGGTACATAACCGAGGTGGACAAGGGGTCACGCGTAGAGAAAAGGGAGTGTTCACTGTTGCCAAGTGGAGTGAGGGTTCTTATTTCAACAGTTTGCTCCAGTTTCTTTTCAGGGCTTTTTCTTGGTGCTGCCATTTTCCTTTTAGATTTACTCCATTTCATCAAATGGACCAGTCACACTTTGGTTTTTTAAGCACACTGTGATGAGGCGGAACAAAGTATCCAAGACTTTACTGCTCATTGATATAGATTTAATCGATACCACTTACAGATTGAGGAGATGTAGAAATAGAGAAGCAGGACAGTCAGAGGCGGGGTGTTAAacattgaaatgaaacattgaTTGTTCAAACAGGGCTGTAAACCATAATTGTGGGAAATGTCCCTCCtatacagttttatttccaAAGTATAGTATTTTCATTTAGTTCTCATCCTAACATCTGCTTTTCTCGCCACACAGGCCAGTCCTATCCAGACCCGGTGGTCGGAGCCTCTCGCTCTTTTATCCAGAGGATATCTGAGCTGTCCTCTCTGGAGGCCGAGACGGCCAGACAAGAAAAACTCAAGAAAATGAGGAAACTGAGAAAACCTCCATCCTGACAATCACCTTTGTCCCAGTCGCACCGGTCAAGGATTAAAACCATTGAGTCTGTGCCAACAGCATCGGAACAAAATAAAACGTTTAGGGAACCGTGTTCATTTCAGTGGCTCGTTCTGACAGCTTGTTTATCCTCAGTGATTTTAGTTTCCTGCTTGTCATGGCTGCTCTTCACGTTTTGGGACTCCtgactgcagcttctctgttCTAGTGACCACACGTAGTATTTACTGTAGCAAACTGCAGCATTTGCCCCGacaataaatgataaataataaatcccTTCCCGTTATGACTCACAGTTCTCTGTAGTTTACCACTCAACATCCACTATTTTATTTTAGCTCTTTAATGGCTTGTGATGGCTGTTACGTAATACTGCCATATTTCTCGCTGTATCATCAGTAGGACGCAGATGCTGTCCGGCTGGGATCTCATTACAACAGTGTTTTGATGATTGCCGTTATACACCAGTTACGATTTGTTCAGCGAGTGGGACGTCTATGTATATATTAGATAGTTTAGCAAAACTATTATTGTGCCTTGTAACATGTCTTCCtgcaattaaacatttatttttcataactCAATAACTTTATCTCTTCTGTGAcccattctttttctttctactgaACACAGGCTCATAAAGGGAGCTTCGTTCGCTACAGATCGACcgccacagtcaccaaagtgccAAATGAAACGTAATCTGAATTCCATAATCTAcgagacagacacaaaactgtgCCCCCAGATCCCAGAATGTGGTACTTTCCCACATAACGCATTGTTTTGTGGCTGGATAGAGGGCAGCTAACGTCTGTGAATAGTCTTGTCCATTGTGTTCGACAAAGACACCAGTCAGAGCAGTTGTCGTTTTGTTTTGAGAGAAATGAGGACGTCATTAGCCGCTGTTATTTGAAGATGTTGCAGACGCCGCCGGAGGCTGTGGGTCTGATACAGTAGAAACACCAGGACACGGGGAGGACACGTCTCTGACAACACGCACAACGTGTCATGTGTCACAGAAACAAATTCTCTTCTCAACCCCCTTATCAACTTCCACCTTCTTAATCCAACATTTTAATACTAAGTCTTTTAAAATTTCACTCAGCATGTTGTCTGCAAATATGAAATGCAGAAAATGACATATTTCCAAAATGAAGTTGTTGCAGCTGTTCCTCTTATCTCCACCGTGTGTTATCTCTCCACTACagtcattttcagttttaccCAGTACTAATCAGAATGGCATGGGAAAACAGAACCCGGCCTCGACGGTGCACATCAGTGTCATTTGAAGGATGACAGCCTCCTGCAGTCTGAGATCATTTAGAACAGAGGCAGACGGGCCTCAAAGTGACAGATTAAAGCTTTTTGATGCAGTGAACCGCTTTCAAGTGAGAGATcaaggtttttttatttcattatttttgtgacatttctaTTTGATTAAACAAAGCGGAGACAGCAAAGAAAATTCAAGGGAGGATAGTCCACAAAGACTGACAACTGGGATCAGGATTCACATAGGATTGAGCATTTTGGCCACAGCTGACACTTTGAAactgtgtttgatttaaatgagtGTATTCCTCATATTAAATAGAAGTGTGCAGACAGTGTTTGTCTCCCTCCGTCCCCCTGTGCGGATCGTAAGGTGTGCATTTCAGGGACGCACAGTGACCTAGAAAACCCGGAGCCATCCCACGTATTCATGCTCAGTGAAGGGGCTGTGTTCACGCTCAAATGGAGGCCTGGTCTCTTGCAGGGATTTTAGCGTCCTTTTCAAGTGGACTGAAACAAAATGACCTGGAACAAACAGTCAACAATGAGGTCTTTAATAAGAGCCGTGCTGGGGCCTGC harbors:
- the si:ch211-171b20.3 gene encoding uncharacterized protein si:ch211-171b20.3 isoform X1 is translated as MAAPSMMTYQVNSSLPTAEALAALRGSNGCGPDASAGHLAYRSLGMGAGGGRAAFRQKIHMRRTLPVTQPLSKCVDGESFIGGLMFGGSPNVTKESENNDPEDVCGRHFLFDNKLLSGARFERTRTVIPPLLRDYHRAGTLHPLSLSKELSHSHAGPPFTLGYPERYELNPSPAILLPSSLFLNGRNTFSVENCKLSRPKVNYPTYNNILTVRDNHTSQSYPDPVVGASRSFIQRISELSSLEAETARQEKLKKMRKLRKPPS
- the si:ch211-171b20.3 gene encoding uncharacterized protein si:ch211-171b20.3 isoform X2; its protein translation is MAAPSMMTYQVNSSLPTAEALAALRGSNGCGPDASAGHLAYRSLGMGAGGGRAAFRQKIHMRRTLPVTQPLSKCVDGESFIGGLMFGGSPNVTKESENNDPEDVCGRHFLFDNKCARFERTRTVIPPLLRDYHRAGTLHPLSLSKELSHSHAGPPFTLGYPERYELNPSPAILLPSSLFLNGRNTFSVENCKLSRPKVNYPTYNNILTVRDNHTSQSYPDPVVGASRSFIQRISELSSLEAETARQEKLKKMRKLRKPPS